From the Amblyraja radiata isolate CabotCenter1 chromosome 12, sAmbRad1.1.pri, whole genome shotgun sequence genome, one window contains:
- the LOC116979285 gene encoding interferon-inducible GTPase 5-like has translation MENASSSQQAALSETPSYFTQEELNKVNSEFETGGVENVQPLLEKKVKELDNTELNIAVTGDTGAGKSTFINAMRGLRSEDEGAAAVGTTETTMEPTGYTHPTLPNVRYWDLPGIGSTRFTASSYLKEMQFKKYDFFIIVSAGRFTENDANLAKEIKRLGKEFYFVRSKIDADLYSMRKERGEFDEDAEMEKIRSACVSQLGKAGIPDPTVFLISSFKKNMYDFSRLMKTLGDDLPNIKESVFILALPIFSNEIIHKKGEVLKGRIWMLAILAGGAGGIPITGLSIACNIGILIGAIIFFRECLCLDDAARSRLAERKGKSMEELDAAAPSPLLGKITVDVIIWLCKAFVGVSAFAAVVCYFPFVGYLFAAGSTFLVAYKVLNKALTLLMEISEKVHDFAKGAA, from the exons ATGGAAAATGCCAGCTCCAG CCAACAGGCAGCTCTGTCTGAGACCCCCTCATACTTCACACAGGAAGAGCTCAACAAAGTGAATTCTGAGTTCGAAACGGGAGGTGTGGAAAATGTACAACCTCTGCTGGAGAAGAAGGTGAAAGAACTGGACAACACCGAACTGAACATCGCCGTGACGGGAGACACGGGTGCAGGAAAATCCACCTTCATCAACGCCATGAGAGGGCTTCGTAGCGAAGATGAGGGAGCGGCTGCGGTTGGGACCACGGAAACTACAATGGAGCCAACCGGATACACACATCCCACTCTGCCCAATGTCCGCTACTGGGACCTGCCGGGGATCGGATCTACACGATTCACTGCGAGTTCTTACCTGAAggaaatgcaatttaaaaaatacgATTTCTTCATCATAGTGTCAGCTGGTCGATTCACAGAGAATGATGCAAATCTTGCCAAGGAGATTAAGCGGCTGGGGAAGGAGTTCTATTTTGTCCGCTCTAAGATTGACGCTGACCTTTATTCAATGCGGAAGGAACGGGGGGAATTTGATGAAGATGCAGAAATGGAAAAGATCCGGAGTGCCTGTGTCAGTCAGTTGGGAAAGGCTGGGATCCCTGATCCCACCGTGTTCCTGATATCCAGTTTCAAGAAGAATATGTATGATTTCTCTCGGTTAATGAAAACACTTGGAGATGATTTACCAAATATAAAGGAATCTGTCTTTATCCTGGCCCTTCCCATCTTCAGTAACGAGATTATCCATAAGAAAGGTGAGGTGTTGAAGGGACGTATCTGGATGTTGGCGATCCTCGCAGGGGGAGCGGGAGGGATCCCTATCACGGGTCTCTCTATCGCCTGCAACATTGGGATATTGATTGGAGCGATAATCTTTTTCCGTGAATGCCTGTGTCTGGATGATGCTGCTCGCAGCAGATTGGCCGAGAGAAAAGGCAAGTCCATGGAAGAGTTGGATGCGGCAGCACCATCACCCCTGTTGGGAAAAATAACTGTAGACGTAATAATATGGCTGTGTAAAGCCTTTGTTGGTGTTTCAGCCTTTGCAGCCGTTGTTTGCTATTTCCCATTCGTCGGTTACCTTTTTGCAGCCGGGTCAACATTTCTGGTGGCCTACAAGGTACTGAATAAAGCGCTGACGCTTCTGATGGAGATCTCAGAGAAGGTGCACGATTTTGCCAAAGGCGCCGCGTAG